The Pochonia chlamydosporia 170 chromosome 1, whole genome shotgun sequence genome window below encodes:
- a CDS encoding methyltransferase (similar to Metarhizium robertsii ARSEF 23 XP_007820306.1) yields MSSEQLSQFEQAQSAYQTRAEDYDNSWHPQYTARFMSLVDIKAGDRLLILACGTGLEAVIACPLVGDEGKVVGVDATKEMLDVCRRKQAKDEILSRRLSLIQYDIANLESCEDIEKGSFDVIICSNAFILFDDPAGIVSRWTEYLRCGGRLVLDIPHENNPRQGLFMKNVVERMGIEYPASRSWIESADSFRHILEAQGLEILRVEALDKKPGKGHVYLGKEEMDEMFDYITQMQFAGYLAGEEFRNKAREPFEKEWDAAAMREGSGKVRVSYVLYVYIARKPPRRTIHHGKNYTATVALTGKHQPQHLDRHTPPPKPRPRGRTTRKVIRMVHGEIELPDDATIAEIPEMTIKCAAMINDFKVEGTEDVT; encoded by the exons ATGTCGTCAGAACAACTTTCACAGTTTGAACAAGCTCAAAGCGCATATCAGACCCGGGCAGAAGACTACGACAACTCATGGCACCCGCAATACACTGCCCGATTCATGAGTCTCGTCGACATCAAAGCAGGGGATCGTTTATTAATCTTGGCCTGCGGCACGGGTCTAGAAGCGGTTATTGCATGCCCGCTCGTCGGTGATGAAGGGAAAGTGGTAGGTGTTGATGCCACAAAAGAAATGCTCGATGTGTGTCGCAGGAAGCAGGCGAAGGATGAAATTCTATCTCGTCGACTCTCTCTCATCCAGTATGACATTGCAAATCTCGAATCTTGTGAGGACATTGAAAAAGGCTCATTTGATGTTATTATTTGTTCGAATGCCTTCATTTTGTTCGATGACCCGGCGGGCATTGTTTCTCGGTGGACTGAGTATTTACGATGTGGAGGGCGACTTGTCCTGGATATTCCGCATGAGAATAACCCCCGACAGGGTCTGTTCATGAAGAATGTTGTAGAACGGATGGGCATAGAATATCCGGCTAGTCGGTCTTGGATCGAATCCGCTGATTCATTCCGCCATATACTTGAGGCACAGGGTCTGGAGATACTCCGTGTGGAGGCGCTGGACAAAAAGCCCGGCAAGGGACATGTCTACCTTGGTAAAGAGGAAATGGACGAGATGTTTGACTACATCACGCAGATGCAGTTTGCCGGATACTTGGCCGGCGAAGAGTTTCGAAATAAAGCAAGAGAGCCGTTTGAAAAGGAGTGGGATGCGGCCGCAATGAGGGAAGGTAGCGGCAAAGTGAGAGTTAGCTATGTTCTCTACGTGTATATCGCTCGAAAGCC CCCCAGAAGAACCATCCACCATGGGAAAAAC TATACGGCTACGGTGGCCCTCACAGGGAAGCACCAACCTCAGCACCTCGATCGACAcacaccaccgccaaaacCAAGACCCCGAGGCAGAACGACCCGAAAAGTAATTCGAATGGTTCACGGGGAAATTGAGTTACCGGATGACGCTACGATCGCTGAGATCCCAGAAATGACTATCAAATGCGCAGCAATGATTAACGATTTCAAGGTTGAAGGGACGGAGGATGTTACATAG